Below is a window of Tachysurus fulvidraco isolate hzauxx_2018 chromosome 11, HZAU_PFXX_2.0, whole genome shotgun sequence DNA.
TTTCTCAAAACATGCACTTTACTaacctgtttttatttgtaatattattattattgtttttctccttttttattttgtgtttttattccaggttttttttttccccttttgcACTGATATGAAAAGTAGCCTATTTGTGTCTATGTAGCTGTGCGTGGTGATCTGGTTTTTGCTGGAAAACGGAGACAACTTGATATGTAATTTTTATACTGTggctataaataaattaaatacacacttttttaaACCGTGTTAAGTATTCTCCCTACACTAAACTTACAATTTGAGTGACTGTTGTAAGCACACTTGCTGATTTTCTTGTAGCATGGAGACCAGCACCACCATGTGGACATCAGTAAAACCAGTCATGTCTAACGTGCACCTATGTTTTGTTCTCGCTTTGTAAATTGTGTATTATACATGCATTATGGTCTACTACTGTAGGATAACTACTTAACTAATTACACTTTTACTATGTTGCTTAACTTTGGACTGGTTTAAACAAGCATTAGGTGCCATAACCCTGGGTTCTGCTAACCCTGACCTTGGAAAAAGGTCTTAATTTTCTGTTATAAACATAAATCTAAGATATGTAATCAGTTGGTGAATTTGCCTCGGTGTGATCTTATTTGCTTAGGTCAGTGAGGCACTTAATTTCAAATGGTTTATGCGATATAAACCGAGTGTAGCTAATCCACAATGGATAATATTCACACTAATATTGCAGCATAACGACATATGATCATTTGGATTATAATGCAGTTACATAAAGTTGATGGTCTTACTGTAGAAAACATCCTGCATTGTCACTTTATAGGAATACAGGAGGTAGGAATACAACATGGATAGAACACCAGTTTctaattttctgtgtgtgtgtgtcataaaaTGGACATTTGTTCACCTCATAACAGTTTTACTGCCTGGTTTGATTGGCTTAACTCGTGTTCACGATATACGAACAATATGCCAGAGGCACTGAAAACATTTCAATCTTTGGAATTAATTCAGGAATATATATGCTAGCTGGCAAGTTAATCCAGTGCAGCTCTACTGTTTAGGTCAGCAAACATAACGATTCAAATAATTCAAAGTAACAATGCACACTAAATTCCAGCAGGATGAAAAATAGCTTTTTGCCAGCTGACAGAAATATGTATGTACCTTTTTAAGTCTTACATCGGTTATATATTTACTAAAATTGCATTAATACAACAGTTTTGAGAATAAGGCATTCTGCTTCTGATGGGCTTTAATGctcatatataattataatccTGTGCGCTGGAAACCTGATGCTCACTCCTCTGCGCTGTCTGTTTTATGGATTTAATGTTTTATGGACTATGGTTCTTCTCACAGGCTGACTCACCAGCCATCTGAAGCTCTCTGTAGACGATGAGATAGCTGGAGCGAATCTGCTTTCCCAAACTTCCCAAAATAGCATTTTTACTGTTGCTGATTCTCACTTACCTCTTCATTCTGTGATGGAGACCAACGTAATGGGGTGGAGGTTGGTGGTGTAGTCACGAATTTAAAACCTCATCCTTAGATAAGTTACACACATTGAGAGCAAGTGGTTAGTGGTTATTACCCTGAAACAACAGATATAAAGCTATAATGGCCTACAATATGTTATATATCCTTTTGGATCTATGAACACATCTACAGGGAAGGTCAGGCATACTGTACACTGGTCTCATTATATTAACTCCATCATGGTGGAGAAAAAAAGGCCAATAATGTTTATACTGCTCTTATTCTCACAATGTTTGCCTGTAGTATTGTTATGGAGAAATGATtaacagtatatactgtagcctAGGGCAAATAGcctcatgtttaatttttttgtgtattttaaactaaatttaTCCTATACAGTACCCTGTCCTCAATCCCACTGAGCACCCTTGGGATCAtttggaacactgactgcattCCAGACCTTCTTGCTGAACATCAgagcctgacctcactaatgttcttgtggCTAAATGAGAAAATCCCCTCAGCCACACCCCAATATCTAATGGGaagttattataaaaataataaggaaTAAATCTGAAATGGAATGTTCAATAAACACActtgggtgtgatggtcaggcaTCCACATACCTTTTGCCATATAGTATGCTTGTATATACCTGATATATATGTTTAAGGGAACTGATTTGAGCCACATTGAGCCATTCTCAAATGTTGGCCAATAATTATGCATCCCACATCTAGATCACATTCCTATGCTCTATGCAAAAAAAAGTTCTGGACACTAGATTCTAGATTTTCTTAATAGTTTTTGGGAACAATAAGCTTACCATTATTACTTGCTTTTAGAACACAATAACcttagaatgttttttttttttcatgcagtATGTAGATTAACATGACAAATCACTGCATGACAGATATTTTGTTGAGTAGGGTTTATGTTGGGAGTTTCCAATTCCACAGAACCGCATGCCGAATGGTggtgatgtaaaataaatagtaaattttaaaaaaagatgaaaagttGAATTTGTCCAGTACGTATTCTCTCCAGTATGATTCTGTTTGAATGCTCAAATGAAGAGTATGGTCCACTATGGTATGGTCCACATTTGTATCCAACGTAATTCAAATCGCCTGTTGCTAAAGCCATCCATATAAGATTCTCCACTCAGTGTGaaattttctcttttattcaaTCGTTCTTGAGGTTACAAATTTGAGCAGCGTAGTCATAGTGAGTTTTTCTATCACATCATACAGACACCATAGTGACACTCCACATTCATATCAGgtgcaaataataaaaaaaaacagtggaatATGTTGGTTTAATATTAATGATAACCACATCGAGCATTTCTATATAACTGAATCCTTATAATCACCTCTCTCTTTATATGCTTAATTATCTTAACATATCAACtctacacataaatatacatatgttCCCTCTATTGTTATATGCTGCTGGTCAGCCCTTTGGTCATTTCTTGACTGGCTATAATCACAGAGCCCAACTGCTTTATGTTAAATTGTGCTTAAAAGGAATCTTGTGTCAGTATTATACACAATTACAATACAATTGTTGCCAGTCGCTTAGACCCAGATTGTCAAATCAAGGAGAAAATCTCCTGTTAGAGGCTCTTCATTCGAGATATAGTATTTGTTGTTCAGTATGATACTGCATCTGAATCAGAGAAACTAGCCCTTGCTGTTTCCTCCCTACATTGGAGCACATGATTAGACCTTCTTACCAAGAGtcggtacagtgtctggatgaaTCAGGAGCTCCAGTGACGTGTTACGGCAAAGGAATATAGAGGCTTCTGAAAGCCTGGGTCGGGAAGCACTGCATGGAAGCCAGAAAAGAAACTGCAAAGGGTAGGGAGTTGTTAATcccaacaaaaaaataacatacTATAGATTTTTACATGGAAATGACATTACCATAGCACCATATTGAGTATAAAACATACATTATAATgtatgttttctgatttgtttaaaattgtatttatgaCACCAAGTATAAATATTGCAGTGAGGCTCTAATTTATCATTGAGTACACTTTTGCTTAGCCTAATTACCAACCTGAAAAAGATTTGTGAAGCTCTCACAAATTTCATGCAATATTATTCACACTTCTTAGAGACCACACAATTGCAGTCCCACATATTCCAATTAAAACCTTCTCTTGCTcattgaaagaaataaaacaaagcagcGCAGGCATGAGGTTCCAAAATGAAGACAGGATCATGCTGTTTCCATCGTGCATTTTGAGTAGTGGCCAACAGCCTGACTTAGCCTCTATGTGAGGCAGACATTCTCTACACGTACATGTTTCATTAATGGGCTCCCCCTTAGCATAAGGAGCCTCCTTATGATTCCTAGAAGAGTGCAATTGAATTATGTGCAAATAAAAACCATACCTAATTCATCCAATTCCataaaaaataatgcaataaagtTTTGTAAACCTCTCTCCCTTGGTATTCAGTGGGAGGACTTGAGTCTTAGTGTAAGTGGCACTCTAGGAACTCTGGGTAACAAATGGCTTGATGGGAGATGCTGAGATCCCTGACATAGCTGTGAGCTGTGTTGAATtgcctaaaaataaataaaagtacatgtTTGCTGAATAGTTATACATGAGTCGAATGTCTCCGTTGACTGCCCATGAGCTGAACAGCTTGGGGTTGTAAACTTGTAAAAAGTGGACAGAGACAGATCTCTGAGACTATTGGACTATTGGATCCTTGAGCTTTAAACAGGTTGCTGGAGGAGAAGAGGCAGAACATGGGGGAGGAGAGAATTGCAGTACCCTAAACACTATTACTGCATATTCTCCCGCCCCCTGAATTTCATCTGCTGTATGTCACTTCTCCATGAGGGACAGCTGTATGATACGCTGAAGCTCTTCTTCCTCTTGTCTCTGCCGGAGCTCTGCCTCTTCCTGTTCGCGTGCTGATAGCTCCATTGCCAGTCGTAGCTGCTCATCATAGCTGCGTGGCGCCTTATTGGTTGGTGTGCTGCCAGAGCTGGACTCAGGGCTGGACTTGTGCTGAGGAGTTCTGATAGAGAAaggtgacagagagaaagtgactATGGAATCTGCAAACTCTGCCAAGaagcacaaacaataacaataaattcaCTGCTATTTAGCATTAGGggataaactgttttttttcttgtttgtttaaatcAGATGCAGAAGTAAATTACTACACAGACATGAGAAGTGTATTAAATTGTTTTGATCAATCTGTACAATCTGTTCTTTTTAAAGAGCGATTTGTCATTTTAGCAGGCATTTTGCTGCATACAAAGTGAATTACAACAGCAGTAAAAACATCCTCACACCTTCACTTTCCCCCAAACTGATCACAGTCATTGTGTGTATCTTTTGAGTTTTCTTTTCAGGAAAAGAGTAGAGATGAACAGCTCTGTTCCATCAGTTGAATGAcatattatcacatttaaatcTGCATGTTTGATACAAAGATCATATGCTTTAGGAACTTGTTTAGTGATGCCAGTGAGTGGTGAGAGTGGTACAGTTCAGCTAGGGAGTCAGACTGGGCTCAGTGGCTCAGGCTTTgtgctactgattggaaggtcatgagttcaccTCCAAGCACTGAGAAACTGCTCAgttctttcttgtctttcttgaaAGCAATCAGCCAGATCAGAATATGTAAAAGCCTTGGGTTTTATGGTTGGAATTTGGTTTGTTAGAAAGCGGTAACCCCAAATCCCTGCTTTAGGAGTGCCACCTCTGAGCTACGTATATTATTTGTTGGAAAAAGGCTGAGGGGTGGCTATGAAACAACAGAGATGAATAAATACTGACTGCGGACCTTTCCATGCGGCTGGGGTCACATGAGAGAGGATGAGTTCCTGGTTTACTGTTTGTCAGAGCCTCCCAAATTGTCACCTACAGAGAACATAGTTAGTTTGGAAAAATACACCAGTGTACATTTGTGTCTTAGTATGTTTacatatacaaaataatctGATGATAAAGTATCAGAATTTGCCAGTAATTCAGTTCATGTGTTTACAATTACTTGTGTAATCTGACAGCAAGTCAGTACACAAgtaaatttgtaataaatatgtgACATATAGTCACTGTAAACCTGAAGAAAGGAAGTTAGGTTAACAGTACTAATATCAAAATTATTGGGTTAAAAACCCTATCTCCTCCTCAACTGTCAATGATTGTGAGCTAATATGTCATAGTATGCTGTTTACATGTCCATCTGGAGACAgccaggcagacagacagaaagacataaAGAATGTGTCTTACCTGATCATACTCAGAGCCAGCCTCTAATAGACTCTGCTGAATGGCGAACTGTAGTAGGTCATCCTCCTCCTCACGcatgctctctctctgattCCCTCCAAGGATGCTGTAACCTCGTGGTGCCTCAAACACAGATGCTGGAATTTCACCTCCATGGCATGAGTCTAAggtactcacacatacacacagcatatCAGGCAGTGTTTCAGTGTTACTTCTGGGACTGTGGTGAATTAATTGAGTTAGAATAAAGGATTTTGATTGAAAGATGAAATAAACATctggttcagttcagttcaaattGCTGTAAAAGGTGTATTTGAATTGATTAAGACTCTGAATTGCTTGTTGATTTAGGAAACACTGGTTCTCACTAGTCGAGCTGGAGCTTGACATGCTGGATGAATCACTGCCGGGAGATGGTGTCTCTGTAATGGGGCTGTCCTTCTGTCCATCCACATCTGCCTCTGTTCGGCCTGGCCCTCCATCCTCACAGAAGTTCAGGTTTGCAAATGTGATGCGTGCATTCAGGATGTGATAGATTGGGATctctgaagagagagaaaataaagaaaatgtaaaatggtATGCAAAAGAATTTTACATTAGCATCTAAAGTTACAGTTATATAGTTGTTAGAGCCTTCTTTAAATCAGGAAGAAAAGAAGTATTGGACCATCCTCGTCCTCCCCACCAGCAACAGACCCTCTGTTGAAACTACTGCTGCACAAACCGATGATtagaaaaacaatgaaaatgcACAGTGACTACCCTCAAATTCCTATTTGGGAGCTTGGGACAGTCTCAACCCCAAATTCAGCAAATGACATCAAATCAACATGGCTGTTCACGGCATCAACGATGAACAAGACAGCAATACTCTGTgcattacactgtatataatagtAGTTGCTTAGATCAGTAAAGATACAGATATATATGTTTGTTAAAACTATAGCACTGGAACAAGCATGAAGTTCTGTGTTTTGAGAAGGGCGTTCATGTGTCATTTTCACTTTATCGCGCAAATGTTCCAACTAAAGACTGAGGTAAGGTGAATGATGAAAGTGGAAGTCTGAATGATGAAACTAGCCAGGTCCATTGCATAGTATTATTGTAAATTATTCTAGCAAATagttctatatataaaaaaaagttctatgtaagtgtatattttaaacattctcAGCATAACAAACAGCACcattaatgtgtttgtataagttttcttttcaaaatatAGCGAATACAGATAGCAAATACAGATTTAAATATAGAGTTCATTTGTTAGTGAAGGggttttaaaaagcttttattcaAAAGTGATCAAACATAAAATCCCCAAAATATAAAAGGTTATCATATATTTCATGGTCATCttgtcatttttaatgaaagctTTTGATACGGTCAAATGGCAAAGATTTACCTCAGATGAAAAAAAACtacagtgagcagtgtgtgtttatatacaggtGATTAAGTGAGTGGTGTCCAAGTGCGTGTGATCGGCAAATGACTGAATGAGACGGTTTGTTTTTATAATCCTTGGCATCAATTTTTTTTAGCTGCGGTGAGTTCTGGGAGTTCTGGGATGCTGATTCTGCTGTTGCCATGTCTGATAACTCCACTATACCAGATACTGTAAGTACTCCCAATtaagtgtgggtgtgtctatTATGAGTGATAGGAGAATATTTCACTATTTTATCCTGGaaagataaatattaaaaagattaTCTCTTTTTCTTACCTATCTTAATGGGAAAGCCTGGAGGAAGACGTAGGGTGATGAAGTCTCTGAGCTTAGCAAACAGGGCATTAGAGATGGCCATGAGATCTATAATGGGAGCCACCTGCTCAGCTAGGGACAGAGGATGAGACTCACACAGCCACAGCTTGGCTTTGAACCTGAGTGCACAGGACAAAGTTTAATAAGTCacttctattttctttttcactaaACTATTTTTAATACTAATTCCAATGTTGATTCATGCTAAAGCTAAACTCCACATGGCAGCAAAGATATCTGTGCAAAAGAAGATCttgtttcataaataaaaacagagatttCCCTTTGAATAATTCCCTCTGACTTCTCGTTccctgaacacagacacaggatGATATGATCTCAAAAATCGTGTGTGAGAGTTGTGAGGTGTTTAAGCACCTTTGTGTTTTAGTGGTGAGATGGGAAGGCTGTCCAATATCTCTGTGGATGTGACTCGGATTTGGATTAAAGTATTCCTCAGCTGTCATGACTCTGCTGTTCATCACAGGGCATGACATCTGGGTCACCATTGTTTGCTGTGATGTGGAGACACATAAATCATACACAGACTTGGAAAGCAGTGTTAATACAAGGCAAGCACAGGGAATGGATATTCCCAGGCTCAGATAGTGTTATTCATACAAGACAAATAGTGAAGGTGAATATTCACAGagtatataaaaaacaaatcatacaTAGACATGGAAATCATTATTAAAACAAGTCAAACACAGACAGTGAATATTCCTAGGTTAGGAAATGTTAACACAACATTTCACAGAGTCATTAataccaaacaaacacaatgagTGAATGTTTCCTATATCCTGTGGCTTGAGACTGATAAGGAGAATCATAATTACCAACTAACTCAGTATTATCAGTAATGCAGGAAAGTGCACTCACCCCATTGTTAGTTCCCATATGCTGCTCTGCAACGCCCAGGAAGGATTGCAGTGGTGTTTTACTGCCTACAAGACAAGCAGTgcataattaaaacaaaaaactcactCTGGGCCTCACATAGAATTCCAATAATGAAAGTCTCTATTTTCAATTCTTTATGAATACTTTTGGGTTTGACTTTGTGCTGTTCAGTGAGGTGGTCGGTCCGTGTTCGAGTGATCAGCTCTACATTGGATGCACAGTAGACCTGAAACATAGAGAAAGCTGTTAGTGATGTctgcacatatacatatacaggcAAATTCATTTCCTCTGGGATCAAATATATTGATTCGTTGGACATTTCTCAATGAAACTGACTCCAGTTCCTCAAGCTATAAAATACCACTATGTAGGAAAGAGGATATGTGTTCGGTGTGAGTAGGCAGAAAAGGATTACCTTGGATTCATAGCCATTCACCACCTCTGTTTTCTCACTTCGCCAGCCGAGAATGCCTGTCTTGTTCCTGCAATCAGAGGTGCGGATGTTTTAACACTGAGCACCAGAAGACAGAGAAGAGTTTTTCATGCTTCCCACAGCTAAAA
It encodes the following:
- the ankrd13b gene encoding ankyrin repeat domain-containing protein 13B, giving the protein MISAKQTPEKSRYRLHYLVWHNKYRQLEKELSASEQEDLDVLDPRGRTPLHLAVTLRHLECARVLLHYGADVSKENSNGWTVLQEAISVRDAELVRLVLCHRDYQRTIKRLAGIPRLLERLQQAQDFYVEMKWEFTSWVPLVSRICPSDTYRVWKSGQCLRVDTTLMGFEQMTWQRGNRSFIFKGQDSSAMVMEVDHDRQVVFCETLPCLSSSPSSRPQSTALSLLGVLQPSDEQVAARLSAPVVTTQLDTRNIAFERNKTGILGWRSEKTEVVNGYESKVYCASNVELITRTRTDHLTEQHKVKPKSSKTPLQSFLGVAEQHMGTNNGQTMVTQMSCPVMNSRVMTAEEYFNPNPSHIHRDIGQPSHLTTKTQRFKAKLWLCESHPLSLAEQVAPIIDLMAISNALFAKLRDFITLRLPPGFPIKIEIPIYHILNARITFANLNFCEDGGPGRTEADVDGQKDSPITETPSPGSDSSSMSSSSSTNSCHGGEIPASVFEAPRGYSILGGNQRESMREEEDDLLQFAIQQSLLEAGSEYDQVTIWEALTNSKPGTHPLSCDPSRMERTPQHKSSPESSSGSTPTNKAPRSYDEQLRLAMELSAREQEEAELRQRQEEEELQRIIQLSLMEK